From the genome of Sulfitobacter sp. DSM 110093, one region includes:
- a CDS encoding sigma-54 dependent transcriptional regulator — MAQAMKIAIVDDEQDMRQSISQWLALSGYDTETFGSAEDALKTLGPDYPGIVISDIKMPGMDGMQFLKKLMGSDSALPVIMITGHGDVPMAVEAMRVGAFDFLEKPFNPDRMSELAKKATNARRLVMDNRALRRELSDGGQLMKKLIGQSPVMERLREDILDLGQADGHVLIDGETGTGKTLVAHALHAVGSRAGKKFVLVSCGALEEDALAKRLFGPMQPEDAQLPAIEEARGGTLVLEDIEALTESLQARLLSAINEQGTPAETRIVAISNLQEAGRTSEDALRSDLFYRLAALRITVPPLRQRGEDILTLFTRLSDQFADEYGCDAPQVSAQEAAQLLQAPWPGNVRQLINVAERAVLQSRRGSGTIASLLMSDHDEMQPVMTTEGKPLKEYVEAFERMLIDNTMRRHKGSIASVMDELCLPRRTLNEKMAKYGLQRSDYL, encoded by the coding sequence ATGGCTCAGGCAATGAAAATCGCGATTGTAGATGATGAACAGGACATGCGGCAGTCCATCAGCCAGTGGTTGGCCCTATCGGGTTATGACACTGAAACCTTCGGCAGCGCCGAAGATGCGCTCAAGACGCTGGGGCCGGATTATCCAGGCATCGTAATCTCGGACATCAAAATGCCGGGCATGGACGGGATGCAGTTCCTGAAAAAACTGATGGGCAGCGACTCGGCCCTGCCGGTCATCATGATTACTGGCCACGGAGATGTGCCGATGGCGGTTGAGGCGATGCGCGTGGGTGCGTTCGACTTCCTTGAAAAACCCTTTAACCCTGACCGGATGAGCGAACTGGCCAAGAAAGCCACGAATGCCCGCCGTCTGGTGATGGACAACCGTGCCCTGCGGCGGGAGTTGTCGGACGGCGGCCAGCTGATGAAGAAGTTGATTGGCCAGTCCCCCGTGATGGAACGGCTGCGCGAGGATATCCTCGATCTGGGTCAGGCCGATGGGCATGTGCTGATCGATGGTGAAACCGGCACGGGGAAGACCCTCGTGGCCCATGCGCTGCACGCGGTCGGCAGCCGCGCGGGCAAGAAATTTGTCCTCGTCTCCTGTGGTGCGCTGGAAGAAGACGCGCTGGCAAAGCGCCTTTTCGGCCCGATGCAGCCCGAAGACGCGCAATTGCCCGCCATCGAAGAGGCGCGTGGTGGGACGTTGGTGTTGGAAGACATCGAGGCACTCACAGAAAGCCTTCAGGCCCGGCTGTTGAGCGCGATCAATGAACAAGGCACTCCAGCAGAGACGCGGATCGTCGCGATCTCGAACCTACAAGAAGCAGGCCGCACTTCAGAGGATGCGCTGCGCTCTGATTTGTTCTACCGTCTGGCCGCGTTGCGCATCACCGTGCCACCGCTGCGCCAGCGGGGCGAAGACATCCTGACGCTTTTCACCCGTCTAAGCGACCAATTCGCCGATGAATACGGCTGCGACGCACCGCAGGTTTCGGCGCAAGAAGCTGCACAGTTGTTGCAGGCTCCGTGGCCCGGCAACGTGCGTCAGTTGATCAATGTGGCTGAACGCGCGGTGCTGCAATCGCGCCGCGGATCGGGCACCATCGCATCCTTGTTGATGAGCGATCATGATGAGATGCAGCCGGTGATGACCACCGAGGGCAAGCCGCTAAAGGAATACGTTGAAGCCTTTGAGCGCATGTTGATCGACAATACAATGCGCCGTCACAAAGGCTCAATCGCCAGCGTTATGGACGAACTTTGCCTGCCGCGCCGGACATTGAATGAGAAGATGGCAAAATACGGGTTGCAGCGGTCAGACTACCTCTGA